TCTTCCGACATGCCGAACTCGGTGATGATCTTGCGGACCAGTTCCGTAGCCCTTTCCAGGTCGTTCTGGGCCCCGGTACTGATATCTTTCAGCACCAGTGCTTCTGCCACTCTCCCGGCCAACAGCATCACCACTTGATCGAGCAATTGAGATTTGGTCATGAAACGGCGATCTTCTTTGGGCAGGATCAAGGTATAACCGCCGGCCCGGCCCCTGGGAACAATGGAGACCTTGTGCACCGGATCCGTATTGGGCAAGTGATGGCCCACGATGGCATGGCCGGCCTCGTGATAGGCCACCAGCCTTTTTTCCTGTTCGCTGATCACCCGGGATTTTTTCTCGGGTCCGGCAATAACTCTTTCCACTGCGTCATCCAGCTCCGCCATGGTAATCCTCTTCTTGTGCCGCCGGGCGGCCAGAAGGGCCCCCTCGTTTACCAAGTTCGCCAGGTCTGCCCCGGTAAAACCTGGGGTGCGCCTGGCTAAAACGCCCAGGTCTACCTCTTCCGACAGAGGCTTATTCCTGGTATGCACTTTCAGGATTTCTTCTCTTCCTTTGATATCAGGCACATCCACGGTGATCTGCCGGTCAAACCGTCCCGGACGCAGGAGCGCCGGGTCCAGAATATCCGGCCGGTTGGTGGCGGCGATAATGATAATACCTTCGTTGGAGTTAAACCCGTCCATTTCCACCAAGAGCTGGTTGAGGGTCTGCTCCCTTTCATCGTGACCGCCGCCGAGGCCGGCGCCTCTTTGCCGCCCTACGGCGTCAATTTCATCGATAAACACAATACAAGGAGCGTTCTTTTTCGCCTGGTCAAACAGGTCCCTCACCCGGGACGCACCGACGCCGACAAACATTTCCACGAAATCGGAGCCGCTGATACTAAAAAAGGGCACTCCGGCTTCACCGGCGACGGCCTTGGCCAGCAGGGTTTTCCCCGTTCCGGGCGGTCCATACAGCAGAACGCCTTTCGGAATCTTGGCACCCAGTTCATTGAATTTCCTGGGATTCTTGAGGAACTCCACGACTTCTTCCAGTTCTTCCTTGACTTCATCCACGCCGGCCACATCTTTAAAAGTAACCCTGTTTTTCTCATCGGCATGCAGCCGGGCCCTGCTCTTGCCGAACTGCATCACTTTGCTGCCGCCGCCCTGGGTCTGCTGCATCATAAAAAAGATCAATCCCACCAGCAGCATGATGGGCAGCAATGTACCTAAAATCCCGGTCCACCAGGGCGGGCCTTGCTCCGGCAACGGGATGACGGCCACGCCTTTCTCCCTGGCCAGGTCCATCAGACTCGGTTCAAGAGGGACATTGGCCACATATCGCTTACCGTCCTGCAGTTCACCCTCGACCCGGTAAATGCCGTCTTTAGGGGTGAACTCGGCGGTTTTCACTTTCCCGTCTTCGACATATTCATAAAAGTCATTATAATCTAGTTTGGTAACCTCTTGGGGAGGGGGAGAGGTCATTCGCAGTACGGATACAACCATTAACACGAGCAGCAGGTACACTGCCATGTTTTTGAACACTCTATTCAAACAATCGTTCCTCCTCTCGCTCGAATTTTACATTCCGCTTCATATTTAGGCATTTTAACATAACTAAGGCCTCATTTCAAATCATTTCCGCTTCATTTTCCCGTGTAAGCTAAGGAGAGGATCCGGCGGGTCTCTCCCGTCACTTTGAAGCGTTCATCAAGCCTTAATCCCACGACCCAGATAATCGCCCCGTCGGCGGAGACGACCAGGGGTATTCGGTCTCGCTCCTCAGGAGGCAGTTTCAAATCGATAAAAAAGTCTTTCAGCTTCTTGCTGCCTCCTAAACCTAACGGGAAGAACCGGTCTCCCGCCTGCCTGGTGCGAACCGTAAGAGGAAAAGTTACTTTGTCTCCATCCACCATGACGGTCCCAGGATCCAACTCCTTCAGCCACCCTGGCCGGCACGGGACTTTGTCCACATAGGCCACGCGCAGCCTGCCCCCCGGTAAATCCACCGACCCCGGCCCTGCCAGGGTGAAACGGTAGGGGAACCAACCGGTGTCGGAAGAGGCTGCCTCCTCTTTGCCGAAAATGATCCTGTCTTCATGAAACCAGACCCGCACCCCCTGCGGCCACTGCAGCTTTTTGCCCGCCGCCGGGGTTTCCAACCACCGCAGGATGCGTTCCACCTGGGAAAAACATAAATCATCCGATGCCACAGCTGTTTGCCGGAAACACCGGCGCAAGAAACGCCTTTTAATAGCCAACGGCATTGCCCGGTATCCTGCGTAATCCACCAGCAGCCTGTCCGGCATCCTTAAAACCAGTTGAGCCCACCAACGGTCCGTCTCTTCTTCCAAGTAACGGTCTTCTTCCCTGAAAATCTCCGCGCTCTGGGACAACCGTACCGGCAGGTTAGGATTGTACTCCTTCAACCTGGGCATCAAGTCCAGCCGCACCTTGTTCCGCAGGTAAATCTTTTTAGCATTGGACGTATCTACGGCCGCTTCCAGTTGGTGAACCTGCAGGTACGCTTCAATCTCTTGCCTGGATACTTCAATTAACGGCCTGATAATGTTCCCTCTCACCGGCGGTATACCGGCCAAACCGCGGGGACTAGGCCCCCGCAAGAAATGCATCACGATGGTTTCCCCTTGGTCATCCAATTGATGCGCCAAGGCCAGTTTTTGACTGCCCGTCTCTTTTACTATTCTCTCCAGAAATTGATAGCGCAAATCCCTCGCTGCCACTTGAATGGAGAGCTTCTTTTCCCTGGCATACTCTGCAACTTGTCCTTCACCTATATAAAAGGGCAGTCCCAGCTTTTCTGCGACGGCCCTGACCAGGGCCGCATCCTTACCGGCATCAGGTCGGAGCAGGTGATTGTAATGTGCAACCAGCAGTTCAATATTATACCGCTTGCGCAGAGCATATAAAACATGCAGCAGCACCAGGGAATCGGGGCCGCCGGACACGGCCGTTACTACCTTATCCCCGGATGCCAGCATCTGATACTTCTCAATGGTGTTTTGCACTTTATCCAGCAATCCCGCTACTCCTCACCCTTGAGCTCAAAATACGGTAGATGATACTTCTCTACGCACCGGCGGTATTCCTGCCGGAAAGGGCAACCACCTCTGTTGATTTTTCCATAGCTTGACAGGCAATTCACCTTATTATACTCACAAAAAGAGTTGGATCTCAAGGATCCAACCCGGCTTTTTCACCAACGGTTTGTCAGGCATTCCGTGTTAACCGCGAACGGCAGGAAACCCTGTTTGGAGGTAAACTCACCGACGGTCGTCAGCCGCCGGCCGTCAAGTCGGCCTGTCATCCTTTCCGTCTATGCTGAAGAGCACCGGCAACAGAAGCCGGCCCCCGGTGACAGGTGACTGGCCACCGTTAAGGGCTCCCCGGCTCTATTGATTTTTGCTCCGCCCTTGCCATGAAAACCGGTTGCCCGGTGTCCGAGCACAAACCAAGCCATCGCTATCCCTGCTGGATTCTCACCACCAGCACCGTGAGGTCATCCTGGGGCTCCCCGCCGTGCAAAATGAGGCCGTGCTCGATAATTTTCTGGGCCACTGAGGCGGCATCCAACTGCCAAATGCCTTGCACGAAAGCAGGCAGCCATCCTTCTTCCTGTTCCTGGGGCGCCCCTTGCCAGATGCCGTCCGTCGTCATGATCAACACGGTGCCGGGTTCCAACTGCAAAGACATGGTTTCGATATTGATCTCATCCACAATACCCACCGGCAAGCTGTGGCTTTCCAACACCCGGCACTGCCCTGACTGCACCAGGATGCTGGGCATGGCGCCGATTTTAACAAACTCCAATTTCTTTTGCTGCAGATCCAAGATAAATAAGTCCATGGTGGCAAACCGTTCTTCACCGTTTAATATTAACAGGGTATTCACCATCCGCACGGCCTCAGCCAGGTCAAATTCCAAGGATAGAAGGTTTTCCATCAGCTCGACCACCGTTTGGCTTTCCTGCCGTGCCGGTTCGCCGCTGCCCATCCCGTCACTCAGGATGAAGCACCACCGGTTCCCGCCCAAAGGTGTCACCAGGACCGCATCCCCGGAAACCGTCCC
The Clostridia bacterium genome window above contains:
- a CDS encoding ATP-dependent metallopeptidase FtsH/Yme1/Tma family protein; the protein is MAVYLLLVLMVVSVLRMTSPPPQEVTKLDYNDFYEYVEDGKVKTAEFTPKDGIYRVEGELQDGKRYVANVPLEPSLMDLAREKGVAVIPLPEQGPPWWTGILGTLLPIMLLVGLIFFMMQQTQGGGSKVMQFGKSRARLHADEKNRVTFKDVAGVDEVKEELEEVVEFLKNPRKFNELGAKIPKGVLLYGPPGTGKTLLAKAVAGEAGVPFFSISGSDFVEMFVGVGASRVRDLFDQAKKNAPCIVFIDEIDAVGRQRGAGLGGGHDEREQTLNQLLVEMDGFNSNEGIIIIAATNRPDILDPALLRPGRFDRQITVDVPDIKGREEILKVHTRNKPLSEEVDLGVLARRTPGFTGADLANLVNEGALLAARRHKKRITMAELDDAVERVIAGPEKKSRVISEQEKRLVAYHEAGHAIVGHHLPNTDPVHKVSIVPRGRAGGYTLILPKEDRRFMTKSQLLDQVVMLLAGRVAEALVLKDISTGAQNDLERATELVRKIITEFGMSEELGPLTFGRKQEQVFLGRDIARDRNYSEAVAFAIDKEARRIMDECYERARNVLTTHLDKLHLVAKTLMEKETLTAEEFTALIEGKPLVTQQETAPEVTESSGAEAVKPEKRENTNIGGPEPVLRFNHSKD
- the tilS gene encoding tRNA lysidine(34) synthetase TilS, whose amino-acid sequence is MLDKVQNTIEKYQMLASGDKVVTAVSGGPDSLVLLHVLYALRKRYNIELLVAHYNHLLRPDAGKDAALVRAVAEKLGLPFYIGEGQVAEYAREKKLSIQVAARDLRYQFLERIVKETGSQKLALAHQLDDQGETIVMHFLRGPSPRGLAGIPPVRGNIIRPLIEVSRQEIEAYLQVHQLEAAVDTSNAKKIYLRNKVRLDLMPRLKEYNPNLPVRLSQSAEIFREEDRYLEEETDRWWAQLVLRMPDRLLVDYAGYRAMPLAIKRRFLRRCFRQTAVASDDLCFSQVERILRWLETPAAGKKLQWPQGVRVWFHEDRIIFGKEEAASSDTGWFPYRFTLAGPGSVDLPGGRLRVAYVDKVPCRPGWLKELDPGTVMVDGDKVTFPLTVRTRQAGDRFFPLGLGGSKKLKDFFIDLKLPPEERDRIPLVVSADGAIIWVVGLRLDERFKVTGETRRILSLAYTGK